Part of the Cohnella candidum genome, AACGTTCAAGAAAGTCTATGTCGAAATCACCAGCGTCTGCAATCTCGCATGCAGCTTCTGTCCGCCGACGGAGCGCAAGGCGAATTTCATCAAGCTGGAAACTTTTAACCATATATTGGAGCAGGTCAAACCCCACACCAAACACATCTACCTTCACGTGAAAGGGGAGCCGCTGCTCCATCCGAAAATCGACGAATTGCTGGACGCCGCGCACGCCAAGGGGCTGACGGTGAACATCACGACGAACGGCACGCTGATCCGCAAGAACTGGCATAAGATCCTCGGCAAACCCGCCCTGCGCCAAATGAACTTTTCGCTCCATAGCTTCGACGGGCATGAAGGGTCAGAGAATCGTGAGGGCTATTTGCGCGAGATCCTGGACTTCGTTCGTGAAGCGGAGCCGCACAAGGTCATTTTCTCATTCCGGCTCTGGAATTTGACCCAGGACAACATGACGAATCTTGAACGCCAAAGGAATCGGGAGACTCTCGAAGTCCTTGAGCGAGAGTTCGGCCTGGATTATAAAATCGAAGAGAAAGTCACGCCCGGCAGCGGATTGAAAGTCGCCGAGCGGGTATATCTTAATCAAGACTACGAGTTCCAATGGCCGAGCCTGCACGCGCCCGAGGACGACGGAGTCGGCTTCTGCCATGGTCTCCGCAGCCAAGCCGCGATCCTGGTGGACGGTACGGTCGTGCCTTGCTGTCTCGATGGGGAAGGCGTGATCAACCTCGGGAACGT contains:
- a CDS encoding radical SAM/SPASM domain-containing protein, with product MKTFKKVYVEITSVCNLACSFCPPTERKANFIKLETFNHILEQVKPHTKHIYLHVKGEPLLHPKIDELLDAAHAKGLTVNITTNGTLIRKNWHKILGKPALRQMNFSLHSFDGHEGSENREGYLREILDFVREAEPHKVIFSFRLWNLTQDNMTNLERQRNRETLEVLEREFGLDYKIEEKVTPGSGLKVAERVYLNQDYEFQWPSLHAPEDDGVGFCHGLRSQAAILVDGTVVPCCLDGEGVINLGNVHQTPFSEIVESERANNLFYGFSRRKAVEELCRKCGYRKRFNLEQA